The Crocinitomicaceae bacterium genome includes a region encoding these proteins:
- a CDS encoding sulfite exporter TauE/SafE family protein, whose translation MASEVISGRKFMIRYIRIVLLVVAATLIATILFSYFAPVLYGEFTQTVGWTTILTFIAVGFSAQIIDGSLGMAYGISCSSFLMSTGVSPELASASVHVAEVFTTSSSGFFHWKLGNFDKKLFRRIAIPGVLGAAAGAYVLSNFDGKVMQPYISGYLVIMGIVLIQKSFRPIRIWKFKRPAILAGFGGFMDASGGGGWGPIVSTTLMAGGNHPAKTIGTVNATEFFVAFAAGGVFSVFVGIQSIEIVVGLIIGGMLAAPLGAIFANKINKRYAMILVGVLIILLSTRTILITTGILGK comes from the coding sequence ATGGCAAGTGAAGTAATATCAGGTCGCAAATTTATGATTCGGTATATCAGAATTGTACTTCTGGTAGTAGCTGCGACACTTATTGCAACCATTCTTTTCAGTTATTTTGCGCCGGTATTGTACGGTGAATTTACCCAAACAGTAGGTTGGACTACGATCCTCACGTTTATTGCAGTAGGTTTTTCTGCCCAAATAATTGACGGATCACTTGGAATGGCTTACGGAATTTCATGCTCAAGTTTTTTAATGAGCACCGGTGTAAGTCCTGAACTTGCCAGTGCAAGTGTGCACGTAGCAGAAGTTTTTACAACATCTTCATCCGGTTTTTTTCACTGGAAATTGGGCAATTTTGATAAAAAATTATTCCGCCGCATCGCTATTCCCGGAGTACTTGGCGCTGCCGCCGGAGCCTATGTTTTGTCAAATTTTGATGGCAAAGTAATGCAACCTTATATTTCAGGATATCTTGTTATCATGGGCATAGTGTTGATACAAAAATCATTCAGACCAATTAGAATTTGGAAATTTAAACGCCCTGCAATTCTTGCCGGATTTGGAGGTTTCATGGATGCATCAGGCGGTGGCGGATGGGGACCCATTGTATCAACTACCTTGATGGCGGGAGGAAATCATCCCGCAAAAACTATTGGAACAGTAAACGCAACAGAATTTTTTGTTGCCTTTGCCGCAGGTGGAGTATTCTCTGTTTTTGTTGGTATACAAAGTATAGAAATTGTAGTTGGTCTCATCATTGGTGGAATGCTTGCCGCACCGCTTGGAGCGATTTTCGCCAACAAAATCAACAAACGCTACGCCATGATTTTAGTGGGCGTTCTCATTATTCTGCTAAGTACTCGAACCATATTAATTACTACCGGAATTCTTGGTAAATAA
- the scpA gene encoding methylmalonyl-CoA mutase produces MNRIKFKNIPVQRTKTRASESATIFNTAEGIDLKNHYQSADIDACEHQQFVSGIAPFLGGPYSTMYTIQPWTIRQYAGFSTAEESNAFYRRNLAAGQKGLSVAFDLATHRGYDSDHPRVVGDVGKAGVAIDSVEDMKILFDQIPLDQMSVSMTMNGAVIPILAFYIIAAEEQGVKPEQLAGTIQNDILKEFMVRNTYIYPPAQSMRIIADIFEWTSANMPKFNSISISGYHMQEAGATADLELAYTLADGMEYIRAGIAAGMDIDTFAPRLSFFWGIGMNHFMEIAKMRAARLLWAKIVKQFNPKNNKSLALRTHCQTSGWSLTEQDPYNNITRTCVEAMAAALGGTQSLHTNALDEAIALPTDFSARIARNTQIYLQEETGITKIIDPWAGSYYLEKLTHEISQKAWAHICEIEEMGGMAKAIESGLPKMRIETAAARKQARIDSGKDIIVGVNRYQPDEEITLDILDIDNAKVRQAQIDRLNKMKSSRDENAVQLALKNLEQGAAGKSNLLELAIDCARKRASLGEISLAMEKVFGRYQATIRSVSGVYSAESMNDEDFEKAREMANRFAALDGRRPRIMIAKMGQDGHDRGAKVIATAFADLGFDVDIGPLFQTPDEAVQQAIENDVHILGISSLAAGHKTLIPAVMQELKMKDREDIMVIAGGVIPQQDYEFLYKQGVMGIFGPGTKIAAAAIEILEIMLQYYED; encoded by the coding sequence ATGAACCGTATAAAATTTAAGAACATACCGGTGCAACGCACAAAAACAAGAGCGTCTGAATCAGCTACGATTTTTAATACCGCTGAAGGAATTGATTTAAAAAATCATTATCAGTCAGCAGATATTGATGCGTGCGAACATCAACAATTTGTATCAGGCATTGCACCATTTTTAGGTGGCCCCTACTCTACTATGTATACCATTCAGCCATGGACAATCAGGCAGTATGCAGGATTTTCAACGGCTGAAGAATCAAACGCATTTTATCGTCGCAATTTGGCGGCAGGACAAAAAGGATTATCCGTTGCATTTGATCTTGCCACGCACCGAGGGTATGATTCTGATCACCCGCGCGTTGTTGGAGACGTTGGTAAAGCAGGCGTTGCCATTGATTCTGTTGAAGACATGAAAATACTTTTTGATCAGATTCCATTAGATCAAATGTCAGTTTCTATGACCATGAATGGAGCCGTAATTCCAATATTGGCATTTTATATAATTGCTGCTGAAGAACAAGGTGTAAAACCTGAACAACTTGCAGGCACCATTCAGAATGATATTTTGAAAGAGTTCATGGTGCGCAATACATACATTTATCCTCCGGCGCAATCCATGAGAATTATTGCAGATATTTTTGAATGGACTTCTGCTAACATGCCTAAATTTAATTCCATTTCCATTTCTGGATACCACATGCAAGAAGCCGGAGCAACGGCAGATCTTGAACTGGCATATACCCTGGCTGACGGAATGGAATACATTCGTGCCGGCATTGCTGCGGGAATGGATATAGACACCTTTGCACCGCGTCTTTCCTTCTTTTGGGGAATTGGTATGAATCACTTTATGGAAATTGCAAAAATGCGCGCGGCTCGATTACTCTGGGCAAAAATTGTCAAACAGTTCAATCCTAAAAACAATAAATCTCTTGCACTGCGCACGCATTGTCAAACATCAGGTTGGAGTTTAACAGAGCAAGATCCTTACAACAATATCACCAGAACGTGTGTTGAAGCAATGGCCGCAGCACTTGGTGGCACGCAATCATTACACACCAACGCATTGGATGAAGCCATTGCATTACCCACAGATTTTTCAGCACGCATTGCACGCAACACACAAATTTATTTGCAAGAAGAAACAGGTATCACAAAAATTATTGATCCATGGGCAGGTTCATATTACTTAGAAAAACTCACCCATGAAATAAGTCAAAAAGCCTGGGCTCATATTTGTGAAATTGAAGAAATGGGTGGTATGGCAAAAGCTATTGAATCAGGCCTACCTAAAATGCGAATTGAAACGGCGGCTGCAAGAAAACAAGCACGCATAGATTCAGGTAAAGATATTATTGTTGGTGTAAACAGGTATCAGCCCGACGAAGAAATCACGCTTGACATTCTTGACATTGATAACGCAAAAGTAAGACAAGCGCAAATTGACCGCCTCAATAAAATGAAATCATCCCGTGATGAAAATGCGGTGCAGTTAGCTTTAAAAAATCTAGAACAAGGTGCAGCCGGCAAATCTAACTTGCTTGAGTTGGCAATTGACTGCGCCAGAAAAAGAGCATCGCTTGGCGAAATTTCTCTTGCCATGGAAAAAGTTTTTGGACGATATCAAGCCACTATTCGCTCTGTTAGTGGCGTTTATTCAGCAGAATCTATGAATGATGAAGATTTTGAAAAAGCAAGAGAAATGGCAAACCGCTTTGCCGCTCTTGACGGTAGACGACCGCGAATCATGATTGCCAAAATGGGGCAAGACGGACATGACCGTGGAGCAAAAGTTATTGCAACTGCCTTCGCTGATCTCGGTTTTGACGTAGATATTGGACCGCTTTTTCAAACACCTGATGAAGCCGTTCAGCAAGCCATTGAGAACGACGTGCATATTCTTGGTATCAGTTCTCTTGCCGCAGGGCATAAAACGCTCATTCCGGCAGTTATGCAAGAATTGAAAATGAAAGACCGTGAAGATATTATGGTAATTGCCGGTGGTGTCATTCCGCAGCAAGACTATGAGTTTTTATACAAACAAGGTGTGATGGGAATTTTTGGACCGGGAACAAAAATAGCGGCTGCAGCCATTGAAATTCTTGAAATTATGCTTCAGTACTATGAAGATTGA
- a CDS encoding 6,7-dimethyl-8-ribityllumazine synthase: MATAEKNLSDYNPEEIPNGADFKIGIVVSEWNADITNNLLDGAVQTLLKNQVKENNILIKRVPGTFELPLGVQFILEHTFADGVIAIGSVIQGETKHFDFVCDAAAKGIKDVNLKYNKPVAFCVLTDNTKQQAIDRSGGKHGNKGVECAIACMKMIALQKSLI; the protein is encoded by the coding sequence ATGGCAACTGCAGAAAAAAATCTATCAGATTATAATCCGGAAGAAATTCCAAATGGTGCCGATTTCAAGATCGGCATTGTTGTTTCTGAATGGAATGCTGATATCACAAATAATTTGCTTGATGGCGCCGTTCAAACCTTATTAAAAAATCAGGTAAAAGAAAATAATATTCTCATCAAGCGTGTTCCCGGTACCTTTGAATTACCTCTTGGAGTGCAATTTATTCTTGAACATACTTTTGCTGACGGGGTGATTGCTATTGGTTCAGTGATTCAAGGTGAAACCAAACATTTTGATTTTGTTTGTGACGCAGCCGCTAAAGGAATTAAAGATGTCAACCTGAAATACAATAAACCGGTTGCGTTTTGTGTGCTCACTGATAATACCAAACAACAAGCCATTGACCGGTCTGGCGGTAAACACGGCAATAAAGGGGTTGAATGCGCAATTGCCTGCATGAAAATGATTGCTTTGCAAAAAAGTCTTATCTGA
- a CDS encoding DUF2029 domain-containing protein: MQNFTASKRKKLESRLKYRLLTGFLLLLSGGLYYVAGYHVNRSDFEFLFGLWLALFALYLIIQQNKGDFKFNQLFAFSIALRLILLFAIPALSNDFFRFIWDGEIMANGINPFAHKPDELISYGGFLDEPHMRKLYHGMGELSQQHYTCYPPLSQFLFVIPALISNSITTQLIILKLILIAADAGSILVGSKILRKLNLNPNSIWLFAFNPLVILELSGNVHFEGVMIFFLLSAVWLLLNNQWIFSTVFFAFAIHVKLVPLIFLPLLLKKIGLRKTIVFVSLTGLLVLGISVILMNNIFLSNMMQSVNEYFVHFEFNASVFYIVREIGFYIKGYDIVASAGPALSVITLLTIASIAFFRKYERPHDVMTAMLWAISIYFVMTTTVHPWYITTVLAISVFTQYRFAVVWSFVVFLSYHAYQQDMTEENGVLVIIEYVCLFAVMIYELVKHKPKFGFQLNNLIKGTDE; this comes from the coding sequence ATGCAGAATTTTACAGCTTCAAAGCGTAAAAAACTGGAATCTCGACTGAAATATCGTTTGTTAACAGGCTTCTTGCTGCTGCTTTCAGGTGGTTTGTATTATGTTGCCGGATATCATGTCAACCGTTCAGATTTTGAATTTTTATTCGGTTTGTGGCTTGCGCTATTTGCCTTGTACCTGATTATTCAACAAAATAAGGGCGACTTTAAGTTTAATCAACTATTTGCCTTTTCAATTGCATTGCGTCTGATTCTGCTTTTTGCAATACCGGCCCTGTCCAATGATTTTTTCAGATTTATATGGGATGGAGAAATAATGGCAAATGGCATCAATCCGTTTGCGCATAAGCCGGATGAGCTAATTAGTTATGGAGGATTTTTGGATGAACCGCACATGCGTAAATTGTATCATGGCATGGGTGAACTATCTCAACAGCATTATACTTGTTATCCGCCGTTGAGTCAATTTCTATTTGTTATTCCGGCATTAATTTCCAATTCTATTACCACTCAGTTGATCATTTTAAAACTCATACTCATTGCTGCAGATGCAGGTTCAATTTTGGTTGGATCTAAAATTCTCAGAAAATTGAATTTAAATCCCAATTCCATTTGGTTGTTTGCTTTTAACCCTTTAGTTATTTTAGAATTGTCAGGTAATGTGCATTTTGAAGGGGTCATGATTTTTTTTCTTCTCAGCGCAGTATGGCTTCTACTGAATAATCAGTGGATTTTTAGTACTGTGTTCTTTGCTTTTGCAATTCATGTCAAATTGGTACCGCTTATTTTTCTTCCTTTATTGCTTAAAAAAATTGGCTTGCGTAAAACCATCGTGTTTGTCTCTTTGACCGGGTTACTGGTATTAGGGATCAGTGTCATATTGATGAATAATATCTTTTTGTCAAATATGATGCAAAGTGTGAATGAATATTTTGTTCATTTTGAATTCAACGCCAGCGTTTTTTACATTGTACGTGAAATTGGGTTTTATATAAAAGGATACGATATTGTTGCAAGCGCAGGTCCGGCGCTTTCAGTCATCACGCTGCTGACTATTGCGTCAATTGCATTTTTTAGAAAATATGAAAGACCGCATGATGTGATGACAGCTATGTTGTGGGCAATCAGTATTTATTTTGTGATGACAACAACGGTGCATCCTTGGTATATAACAACGGTACTTGCTATTTCGGTTTTTACGCAGTACCGCTTTGCCGTTGTCTGGTCATTCGTGGTGTTTTTAAGTTATCATGCCTATCAGCAAGACATGACAGAAGAGAATGGTGTGTTGGTGATCATTGAATATGTTTGTTTATTTGCTGTAATGATCTACGAATTGGTAAAACATAAACCAAAATTTGGTTTTCAGTTAAATAACCTAATAAAAGGAACAGATGAATAA
- the bioA gene encoding adenosylmethionine--8-amino-7-oxononanoate transaminase: protein MENFFEDDLRYVWHPFTQAKTALPPVAVVKAHGAYLYTQDGKQLIDANSSWWTNIHGHGNSRIANAIYSQFKEIDHVIFAGVTHPMAVKLAKRLVQLSNQHFARAFFSDNGSTAVEVALKMCFQFWYNMGSPRKRVLALEGAYHGDTFGAMSVGQRGHFNKPFEHLFFEVDFLPFPDENNQDEILVKADKLLSSGEFACFIFEPLIQGAAGMRMYDAALLNKFIEIAKAYQVMTIADEVMTGFFRTGTLFACDQLHYKPDIMCLSKGLTGGVLPLGVTMATSTLYDAFLHDETAKALLHGHSFTGNAIACAAACTSLDILMDAETQEKIFQLTTWQQHFADKLKSRQVFHDVRVCGTILAAALPCEQTDYFAEIRNRAYLYFLEHGVLLRPLGNVLFVNPPYCINEVDLDKIYSLFISFAQEIARTK from the coding sequence GTGGAAAATTTTTTTGAAGATGATCTGCGCTATGTGTGGCACCCATTCACACAAGCAAAAACGGCATTGCCACCGGTTGCTGTGGTGAAAGCGCATGGAGCATATTTGTATACGCAAGACGGGAAACAACTCATAGATGCAAATTCATCCTGGTGGACAAATATTCATGGCCACGGAAATTCACGAATAGCAAATGCCATTTATTCCCAGTTTAAAGAAATTGATCATGTTATTTTTGCGGGAGTCACTCACCCCATGGCGGTGAAATTAGCAAAGCGATTAGTGCAATTATCAAATCAACATTTTGCGCGCGCTTTTTTTTCTGACAACGGTTCAACCGCTGTAGAGGTGGCTTTAAAAATGTGCTTTCAGTTTTGGTATAATATGGGTAGCCCAAGAAAAAGAGTGCTTGCATTGGAAGGCGCTTATCATGGTGATACTTTTGGCGCCATGAGTGTTGGGCAGAGGGGACATTTTAATAAACCATTTGAGCATTTATTTTTTGAAGTAGATTTTCTCCCGTTCCCTGATGAAAATAATCAGGATGAAATTCTGGTTAAGGCTGACAAACTTTTATCATCGGGAGAATTTGCATGTTTTATTTTTGAACCGTTAATACAAGGTGCGGCCGGCATGCGCATGTATGATGCCGCTTTGTTGAATAAGTTTATAGAGATTGCAAAGGCATATCAGGTGATGACTATTGCAGATGAAGTGATGACCGGTTTTTTCCGCACCGGAACTTTGTTTGCCTGTGATCAATTGCATTATAAACCGGATATCATGTGTTTGTCAAAAGGATTAACCGGAGGCGTATTGCCCTTAGGTGTTACCATGGCAACGTCAACATTGTATGATGCTTTTTTGCATGATGAAACAGCTAAAGCATTGCTGCATGGTCATTCGTTTACGGGCAATGCAATAGCTTGTGCAGCGGCTTGCACGTCACTTGATATTTTGATGGATGCTGAGACGCAAGAGAAAATTTTTCAACTTACAACATGGCAACAACATTTTGCAGATAAACTTAAATCAAGGCAAGTTTTTCATGATGTGCGTGTTTGTGGAACCATTCTGGCTGCTGCACTGCCTTGTGAGCAAACTGATTATTTTGCTGAGATTAGAAATCGCGCCTATCTCTATTTTCTTGAGCATGGTGTTTTACTCAGGCCACTTGGAAACGTATTGTTTGTAAATCCGCCGTATTGTATCAATGAAGTGGATTTAGATAAAATTTATTCGCTTTTTATTTCTTTTGCTCAAGAGATAGCGAGAACAAAATAA
- the bshB1 gene encoding bacillithiol biosynthesis deacetylase BshB1, whose product MKADILAIGAHPDDVELSAAGTLMREISKGKIVVLLDLTEGELGTRGTVADRYAEAAAASAIMGIHDRVNLKLKDGFFQHNEETLRSIISVIRHYRPEVVLANAVSDRHPDHGRAAELVRQACFYSGLPKIQTSYIGVNQTTWRPRTVYHYIQENYLKPDILIDISDFAERKIEAIKAYGSQFYKPGSTEPPTLISSEFYFDFLKGRWGDYGKYIGVKYAEGFMLTRPTGVDSITDLF is encoded by the coding sequence ATAAAAGCAGATATATTGGCTATTGGGGCGCATCCTGATGATGTTGAATTGTCAGCGGCGGGAACGTTGATGCGTGAAATTTCAAAAGGAAAAATTGTCGTGCTTCTTGATTTGACTGAAGGAGAATTAGGCACTCGTGGAACCGTTGCGGATCGTTATGCAGAAGCCGCCGCCGCATCAGCAATTATGGGTATTCATGACCGGGTGAATCTCAAACTCAAAGACGGTTTTTTTCAACATAATGAAGAAACTTTGCGATCTATAATTAGTGTTATCAGACATTACCGACCTGAAGTTGTTTTAGCCAATGCAGTTTCTGATCGTCACCCTGATCACGGACGCGCTGCTGAACTTGTAAGGCAGGCATGTTTTTATTCAGGTTTACCTAAAATTCAAACTTCATACATCGGAGTGAATCAAACCACTTGGAGACCACGTACTGTATATCATTACATTCAAGAAAACTATTTGAAACCGGATATATTAATTGATATTTCTGATTTTGCAGAAAGAAAAATTGAAGCGATTAAAGCGTATGGTTCTCAATTTTATAAACCTGGTTCAACCGAACCACCGACCTTGATATCAAGTGAATTTTATTTTGATTTTCTCAAAGGTAGGTGGGGAGATTATGGCAAATACATTGGTGTGAAATATGCTGAAGGTTTTATGTTGACAAGACCGACTGGAGTTGATTCAATAACTGATTTATTTTAG
- a CDS encoding tetratricopeptide repeat protein gives MAKKDHKKTNDEVQDLTSTESFFEKNKKVLAYAGIGIVVVIIGYFGYKKLVVEPRAEESQDAYWNAFYEFEQGDSAGVAVAGNENFMGFEEISSEYSGTPGGEISTYALGVTAMEKGEYENAIAYFEECEFEDVMLGTLTIGLIGDCYVELGQYEEAVAKFEEAAVREPNEYTSPMFYKKAGLVYQELGQNDKAVIAYQKIKDDWSTSAEAADIDKYIIRAQN, from the coding sequence ATGGCAAAAAAAGACCACAAAAAAACAAACGACGAAGTTCAGGATCTTACCTCAACAGAGTCATTTTTTGAGAAAAACAAAAAGGTGCTGGCGTATGCCGGTATTGGTATCGTAGTGGTTATCATTGGATATTTTGGGTATAAGAAATTAGTGGTTGAGCCACGCGCTGAAGAATCTCAAGATGCGTATTGGAATGCATTCTACGAATTTGAACAAGGTGATTCAGCCGGAGTTGCTGTTGCCGGAAATGAAAATTTCATGGGCTTTGAAGAAATTTCTTCAGAATATTCAGGTACACCCGGTGGTGAAATTTCAACCTATGCATTGGGCGTAACTGCCATGGAAAAAGGCGAGTATGAAAATGCCATTGCCTATTTTGAAGAGTGTGAGTTTGAAGATGTCATGTTGGGTACTTTAACCATTGGTTTGATTGGTGATTGTTACGTTGAGCTTGGGCAGTATGAAGAAGCAGTAGCCAAATTTGAAGAAGCTGCCGTGCGTGAGCCAAATGAATACACCAGCCCGATGTTTTATAAAAAAGCAGGATTGGTTTATCAAGAACTTGGTCAAAACGACAAAGCAGTGATTGCTTATCAAAAAATAAAAGATGATTGGTCTACTTCTGCTGAGGCAGCAGATATTGACAAATACATCATCAGAGCTCAAAACTGA